The following coding sequences lie in one Caproicibacterium argilliputei genomic window:
- the uraA gene encoding uracil permease has translation MKKHVIQVEEKPPLHQAVPLSLQHLFAMFSASVLVPNLLGINPAVVLFMNGVGTLIYILATKGKAPAYLGSSFAYIAAAQAVIAATGLGYAYALGGFVVTGALFCVVALVIKLCGTKWIDVILPPAAMGAVIMLIGLELAGNAAQMGGLVLHDQYQQIDGRQVFVFLLTLCVAVFGSVLFKKFLAVIPILIAIAVGYAASAAMGMVRWDVVSAAPFFQLPQFQLAKFDWKAISVILPATLVVVSEHIGHQLVTGKIVGRDLVKNPGLHRTLMGDGLSTMLSGLVGSVPTTTYGENIGVMAMTGVYSVWVIGGTAVISIVIAFFGKVSALIQQIPDPVMGGVSFLLYGMIATSGIRLLVEQKVDYSRSRNLAMTSVVLVTGLSGAFVQMDQVKLSGMSLGACVAMLMGLAFWVIDRFHAANDYDDAQADKTE, from the coding sequence ATGAAAAAACACGTGATTCAAGTGGAGGAAAAGCCGCCTTTGCACCAGGCTGTTCCTCTTAGTCTGCAGCATTTGTTCGCGATGTTCAGCGCTTCGGTTTTGGTTCCGAATCTGTTGGGCATCAACCCCGCGGTTGTTCTGTTTATGAACGGCGTGGGCACGCTGATTTACATCCTCGCTACAAAAGGAAAAGCACCGGCTTACTTAGGCTCCAGCTTCGCGTACATCGCTGCGGCACAGGCGGTCATTGCCGCCACTGGACTCGGCTATGCTTACGCGCTGGGCGGCTTCGTGGTGACCGGCGCTTTGTTCTGTGTGGTCGCTCTGGTCATTAAGCTGTGCGGCACGAAGTGGATTGATGTCATTCTGCCGCCTGCCGCGATGGGCGCCGTCATCATGCTCATCGGACTGGAGCTTGCCGGCAACGCCGCGCAGATGGGCGGTCTGGTGCTGCACGACCAGTACCAGCAGATTGACGGCAGGCAGGTGTTCGTGTTCCTGCTGACGCTCTGCGTGGCAGTTTTCGGTTCCGTTTTATTCAAAAAATTCCTTGCTGTGATTCCAATTTTAATTGCCATCGCAGTCGGCTACGCTGCCTCCGCCGCCATGGGCATGGTGCGGTGGGACGTGGTGAGCGCCGCGCCGTTTTTCCAGCTGCCGCAGTTTCAGCTTGCCAAGTTTGACTGGAAAGCGATTTCCGTGATTCTGCCCGCCACCCTGGTGGTGGTTTCCGAGCACATTGGGCATCAGCTGGTCACCGGCAAAATCGTCGGCCGCGACCTGGTGAAAAACCCCGGTCTGCACCGCACCCTCATGGGCGATGGCCTTTCCACCATGCTTTCCGGTTTGGTTGGCTCTGTGCCCACCACGACTTACGGCGAAAACATCGGCGTCATGGCGATGACCGGCGTGTACAGCGTGTGGGTCATCGGCGGCACGGCGGTCATTTCCATCGTCATTGCCTTTTTCGGGAAAGTTTCTGCGCTGATTCAGCAGATTCCCGACCCGGTCATGGGCGGCGTCAGCTTTTTGCTGTACGGCATGATTGCCACCTCCGGCATTCGGCTGCTGGTGGAGCAGAAGGTGGATTACAGCCGCTCGCGCAACCTTGCCATGACCAGCGTGGTGTTGGTGACCGGCCTTTCCGGCGCGTTTGTGCAGATGGACCAAGTGAAGCTGTCCGGGATGTCGCTGGGCGCGTGCGTGGCGATGCTCATGGGGCTGGCGTTCTGGGTGATTGACCGCTTCCATGCCGCCAATGACTACGATGACGCACAAGCCGATAAAACCGAATAA
- a CDS encoding ABC-F family ATP-binding cassette domain-containing protein, producing MLLSAEHLFKNYGTKQLLNDASLYLNEKDKIGIIGLNGTGKSTLLKILAGIEPPDAGAVSVQRGACVSFLPQNPEMNDRSTVLEQALQTASRSGTAGNEYEVKSALTKLGMADFGAQVGTLSGGQRKRVALAAVLSSPADILILDEPTNHLDSEMVLWLEERLTRFSGGLLMVTHDRYFLERVVSRITELSRGSLYMYEANYSRYLQLRAQRQDMAQASERKRQAFLRREYQWIMRGAKARGTKSRGRMEKYSAVQAQEAPVAEERVQMMTLSSRLGKKLIELSGVSKSFDGKCVVSDFSYLIKCSDRIGIIGRNGAGKSTLMNLIAGTVQPDTGTVSIGTTVKVGYFTQEGRELDPAKRVYDFISEIASEVKTAEGTFSAAQMLERFLFPPELQYTEIGRLSGGERRRLYLLSVLIEAPNILLLDEPTNDLDIETLSILEDYLSSFSGAVLAVSHDRYFLDKVVHTIFDVTDGGTVVPYNGGFADYLEQRPAAAPEKPAAPKPKKAPAAPQPKLQKLTFREQYELQHIDGELAELEEKVRQKEKAVQDAASDYAKLLELSQQLEELRRQLDAKSDRWVYLNDLAEQEHTQG from the coding sequence ATGTTACTGTCTGCAGAGCATCTTTTCAAGAACTACGGAACGAAGCAGCTTCTAAATGACGCTTCCCTTTATTTAAATGAAAAAGATAAAATCGGCATCATCGGTCTTAACGGAACCGGAAAAAGCACCCTGCTGAAGATTCTGGCGGGCATCGAGCCGCCGGACGCAGGCGCTGTTTCCGTGCAGCGCGGCGCCTGTGTTTCCTTTTTGCCGCAGAATCCGGAGATGAACGACCGCAGCACGGTTTTGGAGCAGGCGCTGCAGACTGCCTCCCGCAGCGGCACTGCGGGAAACGAATACGAAGTCAAATCTGCGCTGACCAAACTGGGCATGGCGGATTTCGGTGCGCAGGTTGGTACGCTGTCCGGCGGTCAGCGCAAGCGCGTGGCACTGGCTGCCGTGCTGAGCAGTCCGGCGGACATCCTGATTCTGGACGAACCAACCAACCACCTGGACAGTGAGATGGTTCTTTGGCTGGAGGAGCGCCTGACCCGCTTTTCCGGCGGCTTGCTGATGGTTACGCATGACCGTTATTTTCTGGAGCGCGTGGTCAGCCGCATTACAGAACTTTCGCGCGGCAGCCTGTATATGTATGAAGCCAACTATTCCCGCTACCTGCAGCTGCGGGCGCAGCGGCAGGACATGGCGCAGGCGAGCGAGCGCAAGCGGCAGGCGTTTCTGCGCCGGGAGTACCAGTGGATTATGCGCGGCGCCAAAGCGCGCGGTACCAAAAGCCGCGGCAGAATGGAAAAGTACAGCGCGGTGCAGGCACAGGAGGCTCCCGTGGCGGAAGAGCGCGTGCAGATGATGACGCTGTCCAGCAGGCTGGGCAAAAAGCTCATTGAGCTTTCCGGTGTTTCCAAGTCCTTTGACGGGAAGTGCGTGGTCAGTGACTTTTCCTATCTGATTAAGTGCAGCGACCGCATTGGCATCATCGGCCGCAACGGCGCGGGCAAGTCCACACTGATGAACCTGATTGCTGGCACGGTGCAGCCGGATACAGGCACCGTTTCCATTGGTACAACCGTGAAAGTCGGCTACTTCACGCAGGAGGGGCGCGAGCTTGACCCTGCCAAGCGAGTTTACGATTTTATCAGCGAAATCGCGAGCGAGGTCAAAACTGCCGAGGGTACGTTTTCCGCGGCGCAAATGTTGGAACGCTTCCTGTTTCCGCCTGAACTGCAGTATACGGAAATCGGCAGGCTCAGCGGCGGGGAGCGGCGGCGGCTGTACCTGCTCAGCGTTCTGATTGAAGCGCCGAACATCCTGCTGCTGGACGAACCCACCAACGACTTAGACATCGAAACGCTTTCGATTTTGGAGGATTACCTTTCCTCGTTTTCCGGCGCGGTGCTTGCTGTGTCGCATGACCGCTACTTTTTGGACAAAGTTGTCCATACCATTTTTGATGTGACTGACGGTGGCACGGTGGTTCCCTACAACGGCGGCTTTGCGGACTATCTGGAGCAGCGGCCCGCCGCCGCGCCGGAAAAACCGGCGGCTCCCAAACCAAAAAAGGCTCCCGCCGCGCCGCAGCCAAAACTGCAGAAGCTGACTTTTCGGGAACAGTATGAGCTGCAGCACATCGACGGCGAACTCGCCGAGCTGGAGGAAAAGGTGCGGCAGAAAGAAAAAGCAGTGCAGGACGCTGCAAGCGATTATGCAAAGCTGTTGGAGCTTTCGCAGCAGTTGGAGGAACTCCGGCGGCAGCTGGACGCGAAGAGTGACCGGTGGGTATATCTGAATGATTTGGCAGAACAGGAGCACACGCAGGGCTGA